ATCTGAATATTGATATGAGTCGGCTTAAGCTGGTGACTATTGACCAACAAGCGTTGGAGCCTTTGTCTGCCGTCAAGCCAAATCGGCTGCTGGTGGTGACGCTTGGTCTACTACTGGGAGCCATTATTGCAGTATGCATAGCGCTTGCTCGACATGCCTTCCAAGTGGCCAGCGTTAACAGCAGGTTGCTGCCAAGCCCCTTTGCTGAGTGCGCTAGCCTTCCGCGCGAGCGTTCCGGTGGGCTCTCCAAGAACTAATGTTACTGCCGTGAGGCCTGTGCCTCACTGTTTTATTCGGTCACTACACCCCTTGCAAGCAGGGCAAGCGGGCGAATGGCTTGCGGTGATGTGTAGTGGTCAAGAGACTAGCAAAGAGCTGCGTTAATCCCCACGAAAGCGGGGTTATCAGCAGATGAGTTGTGGGGCGAGAGGTTAGGTTAGCGCATATGGGGCACCTGGGGGGGCTGTAACGCTCACCCTGATCAGCTTGCATAAGGGCATGACATCCACGGATGCTTAAAACTCTTAACATATCTTTTAAAAAAATCGGTTTTAATAAAAGCGCAGATCGGATCTTCGTAAGCGCTTCATGAACCCCACATTCAAAGCGCTTAGCTGATCCCGGATGCTGTGCTCCCGATTCCCTCAGGAGCCAGCCCGCCATGATGCGACCCGATGCTAAAGTCGAAAAAGTCTGTCTCTACCCCAAGCCTGTCGACTTTCGAAAATCCATTGATGGCCTAGCGGCGCTGGTCGAACTGGATATCAAAGTCGCGGTATTCGATCCTGTGCTTTTCGTCTTCCTCAACAAGCCACGCAACCGCGTGAAGATTTTGTATTGGGAACGCAACGGCTTCTGCCTCTGGCTCAAGCGCCTCGAATCCGAACGATTTAAAACATCGCCCGATGCCAACGATGAAGCGATCATCCTGACCGTCCAGGAACTGAACTGGCTACTTGATGGTTTTGATCTGTGGCGCAACCGTCCTCATCAGGTTTTGACGCCTCGATACGTGGCCTGATTCGGTATAATCCAGGGTATGATTTCCATGCCCGAAATCCTCCCCGATGATCCTGAATTGCTCAAGCAGATGCTTGCGAAGATGCAGTCCAGAGTCGGTTTCCTCGAAGAAGAAAACGCACTGCCGCGTCAGTGCCTGTTCGGACGCAAGTCCGAGCAAACGGCTGATCCGGCAACGCCGCAGTTGGCCCTGTTCAATGAAGCGGAAAGCGTCATCGAACCCATTGATGAAGCCGCAGAAGAAGAGGCTGTTGCGCCAACCCAGCGGCGTGGCAAACGCAAACCGTTGCCGGCCGATCTCCCCGCATCGAAATCATCCACGAACTGCCCGAACATGAACTGACCTGTGTCTGCGGCTGCCGCAAACACGCCATCGGCGAGGAGCTCAGCGAGCAGCTTGAAATCGTGCCGATGCAAATCCGCGTGATCAAACACGTCCGTAAGGTCTACGGTTGCCGTGCCTGTGAAACGGCTCCGGTCACTGCGGACAAGCCCGCTCAGTTGATTGAAAAAAGTATGGCCAGCCCAAGCGTGCTGGCGATGCTGCTGACCACCAAATACGTGGACGGTTTATCGCTTCACTGTTTTGAAAAAGTGCTGGGCCGCCATGGCATCGATATCCCGCGTCAGACCTTGGCCCGCTGGGTTATCCAGTGCGGTGAACACTTGCAACCACTGCTGAATTTAATGCGCGACCAGTTATTGGAAAGCCGCGTCATCCACTGCGATGAAACCCGCGTGCAGGTGTTGAAAGAGCAGGATCTGGAGCCCAGCAGCCAGTTCTGGATGTGGGTGCAAACCGGCGGCCCACCCGACAAACCAGTGATCCTTTTCGACTACTCCACCAGCCGGGCTCAGGAGGTGCCGACGCGCCTGCTTGATGGCTATCGCGGCTACGTGATGACCGATGATTACGCCGGTTACAACGCGCTGGGCGCTCAGGTCGAAGTGGAGCGTTTAGGCTGCTGGGCACATGCGCGGCGCAAATTCATCGATGCTCAAAAAGTACAGCCCAAAGGCAAGACGGGGCGCGCTGATATCGCGCTGACCCTGATCAACAAGCTTTACGGTATCGAACGCGACTTCAAGACCAGCGGCGATGCGGAACGCAAAGTTGGCCGGCACGAACACAGCCTGCCGGTGCTGGCTCAGTTGAAAAGCTGGATCGAAAAGACGCAGCCCCAGGTCACCGCTCAGAACGCGCTGGGAAAAGCCATCACCTACCTGGCCAATAACTGGAGCAAACTTGAGCGGTATGTCGAGGAAGGCTACTTGCCGATCGACAACAACTCAGCCGAACGAGCCATCAGGCCCTTCGTGATCGGAAGGAAGAACTGGTTGTTCAGCGACACGCCCAAAGGCGCGACGGCCAGCGCTCAACTTTACAGCTTGGTTGAGACCGCCAAAGCCAACGGCCAAGAGCCCTATGCGTGGCTGCGCCACGCACTTGAGCGGCTGCCACTGGCATCCTCGATTGAGGATTACGAAGCTTTACTACCCTGGAACTGCTCGCCGGTATCGCATAGCTAAACGCGCTATCCATCATGGCTGGTGGGGTTTATGGTGAGCTTAAAGATATGAGCGGAGCAACGATCATGGAATACGACGATAAATTGATTGAAGAAGCCATGCTTGCCCTGTTGGCAACCTTCAGTTTTGATGACGGCAATGCTTGGAAAGGGTTCGACTTCGAGACCATGAATCGATTGCATGAACAGGGTTTAATCAGTAATCCGGTGAACAAGAACAAATCGATTTGGTTGACGGCTGAAGGGCTGGAGCGAGGTCGGCAGATAGCCGACCGGTTGTTTGGGGTAAGAACTCAAGCAGAGCATGCATCCGACTCGGATACCTGACTTCATACCCCGGCCATACGGTAGGTGGGGTTTATGGAGCGCTTACGGGAGGACCCGACTCCATCGACGTCATGGATTGGCTGCAGGAGCCATGGTTTCATGCCGTGAGAGGTAACCACGAACAGATGCTCATCGACTGTGTTTCTGGCAAGGGGGACGTTGCCAGGCATTCTCGCAATGGTGGGGCATGGCTCTATGAACTACCGTCTATATTCCAACAAAAACTGTCTGATACATTGCAAAATCTCCCTCTAATAATTGAGGTTGAGTTAACGAATGGAAGAACAATTGGTATTGTGCATGCTGAAGCGCCGCTTATACATAATAATGACAAAATGGCAGAATGCAAAAGACGCTATTACTGGTCGACTTGGCGAAACTTATGAGCGTTTAGCTTTGGAAAAAGCACTGTATGCCAGAAACAAAATCGAAAATCATGATGAGGTTTTAATTAAAGGCATAAACCACGTTTATGTCGGTCACTCAACAGTGACCTCGGTTACATGTTTGGGGGGTGTAGTATACATCGATATGGGCCGTTCCTTTGATGGTGGAGCATTAACTATCATCGAACTTAATACTCAGGCCAATATAAGTGTCTCCATGCGTGCGGTGTAGTGAAAAAAAACACTGCGTGCCTGGTCAGAAGTTTCACTGCGCGAATACAAAATAATTATAACCAGGCATATATAAAACAAAGTCGCACCGCTTACAGAAACCTCTATCGTACAATTACTATTGCTCTTAAGTTCGTAATGACGTTTAGGATTTTGCTCGATACACTTTTGTGATGATCTTCAGTAAACGATGCGATAAAAAAGGCAGTTATATTCGCTAGAATGAGCGCCAGAAAAAGACCGCCCAATCCTGAGAAACCCATCTTCTGCAGCCAGTACAGAACTGTATAATGCGTTAAAAATAACGTAAAGCTGTAACCTGCCAATCTATTAAAGCACCACGAAACTTTTGAACTAATAATCGCATTATTACAATTAAAGCTTATAGCTATAAACAATAAGCCGCACGAAAAAAAGCAAGCCAGCAAAAATATTATAAGCATCGCGTGTCAGCAGATAAATAACAGTCGCAAACGATAAAGATACCCAGGCTGCATATCGAGAGTAAGCATATCTTCCAATGCTCTCAAATATAACTGACGCGATAGCTCCAGTCATCCAAATAACCTCTAAATGACCAGCCTCTCCTTTCGCATTTACCTTAAAGGGGCGGCCGCAAAAACTGAGTGCAACACCTGACCTTTCCGGTACGGTGCTGCCACTATGTCCTATCACGAACTCAGTATCCCCGAACGTGCGACCCTTCAACTCGGCCTTGCCCAAGGTTTCAGCCAGCGGCGAATTGCCCGGATGCTCGGCCGCTCCCCCTCGACCATCAGCCGGGAGCTGCGCCGCAACCGGGCCCCTGGCACCCGCTACCAGGCCTGTGCTGCCCAGCAGCAGATGCAGGTCCGCCGCCAGGTCTGCAGGCCTCAGTGCAAGCTGCTGCCGGGCAGTGAGCGCTTCGAGCTGGTCGTCCATATGCTGCGTGAGGGTTTGTCTCCCGAGCAGATTGCCGGCAAGCTGCGCAGCATGAACATACCCAGCCTCAGAGAGGCCTACGTCTGCCGCGAGACGATCTATAACGCGATCTACGCCCTGCCGGTCGGTGGCCTGCGCAAGGAGCTGATCATCTGCCTGCGCCAGGGCAAGACGAGTCGCAGGCCGCGCTCTGGCGGCGTCGATCGGCGCGGCCAGATCCCTGAAATGCTCAGCATCCACGTGCGCCCGCCGGAGGTCGAAGACCGGCTGATGCCAGGCCATTGGGAGGGCGACCTGATCAAGGGCAAGGCCAATGCCTCGGCGGTGGGCACCTTGGTGGAGCGTACCAGCGGCTACCTGATGCTGATCAAGATGGCCGACGCGACGGCGACCTCGGCGCTGGAGGGCTTCAGTGCGGCGCTCAATGGCATGCCGCTGGCGGTGCGCAAGAGCATGACCTACGACCAGGGCCGGGAGATGGCGCGGCACGCCGAGATCACCCAGCGGACCGGGGTGGCGATCTACTTCTGCGACCCGCACAGCCCCTGGCAACGCGGCAGCAATGAGAACATCAATGGACTGATCCGCCAGTACCTGCCCAAGGGCACGGACTTGTCGGTGCATAGTCAGGAAGCCCTGGACGCCATCGCTTTGCAACTGAATATGCGACCGCGCAAACGCTTCGACTTCAAATGCCCGATCGAGGTGATGGGCGAAGTGATGCAAGAAGCCGTGGTGATGCGGCATGATGCTCCCGCTTCAATTCAATAACCGTGTTGCACTCAGATCCTGCAACCGCCAGGTATAATACCCGCCCACCCCAATACATATAGCCGAAAAAATCCAATTTTTTCGAAAAAATACAACTCCTCCAAATAGGATGTATATCCACCACTCAAACATCAAACTCCATATCGGCCTCATCGTTCCGAACGGCATCGACGGAAGAAGAAGAAGATTTTTGAAGAACGTACTTATTGTTAAATTATCCCCCAACTCAAAATCAGAAACCTGATAAGAGAAGAAAAGATCAACCAAAAAAACAAAAATCAAACATGGAGCAAGAGTGGTGTATACTCTAGATAATCTATCCACATAGTAGCGCACATAGTCGCCGCCTTTGTACTTTATGTTTGCAACTGCACTCCGACATATTAGAAATCCAGAGACAAAAAAGAACCCAACAACCGCAATCGACTGGATATAAGGTGCCTTTGATGGAAAAAAACCACCCCAATAACCGAAGAAGAAACCGAAACCATGGCCCACAACCACTGTTTGAGCAAGTAAAAATCTCAGGCAGTCGAAATAAGTAATACACCTAGGACTTAACGGACTCACTACCACCCCCCTTATTCGAATTTAAGTAAAGACTCGCAGTTTATCAGTATCCGTCCAAATAACCTTGCATGCCTGGAGCAGGCCTGCAAAGCGCTCCCGGTCACGGATGGAGGGGCGTCACTAGATTCAACGGCAGGTCGCTGATGGTCAGCCCTCGAGTGAGGCTGAACCCATACTTAGCTTCGGTTGCAAGATAATCGTTCGGCCCCAGCGCAGCCCGCAAGGGGGGATAGTCGAAGGACTCTGGGCCTATTAGCACCCGGCTCCCTGGGAACTGCTTGATGGCCGCAGCGACGCATGCAATGTCCGGACAGATACGATAGCGTTTCTCCAGGTCGGGCAACAAGGATACGAACTGGTAATTGGTGATGATCAGACCTTTCCCTAGCGAGTCGATGTTCAAATAGGCAAGGTTGTTGACCGTTGGCCAAACAATATTGCGACGGGCATTCTTTTCAGCCTCGAGATAGCGCGACTCCCCCACCACCATCTGCAGCAGGCCCGCTACGGCCACTGCAAGCACAATGGCCAGCAACTGAAACTTTGCGCTGCGTATTGTGCGCGGGCGCGCCAATGGATCATCATGACGCAACAGACGGCCAAAAAAGCGACGCCACGGAGCGAGTTCACGCATCATCGCGCCTTCAAGAATCGAAACGCCACAGATCGCCGACATACTCAGCAATGCGATCAGGAACCAGCCATTACGCTCATCGTAGGCACAGCAGTTCGAATAGGTCGTGAACGCGATGCCAAAGCCTGCGAGGTACAAAAGACCGATCTGACTGAGCTTGCGCTTGGGTGTCGCCAGATTTAATGCTGCCAGCGTAAGCATCAGCAGTAATGGAAACCTGCCAAACATGGAAACGACGTAAGTCCAGCCGTGCTCGTAGATACCACCACCGGCGGACGCCTTGGAGGTCAGGCTCATAAGGAAGCTCAGGTTGCCCAGTGCAGTGGGCAGCGACGGTCTCGTGAAGAAGATAAGCATGAAGGTCGCAACCGGCAGTACCAGCACCAGCAGCCGTACCAAGTACCACGTTAGCTGTTTTGAGCGATGAATGCCGACCAGCAGCACCCCCAGGCCGATGATCACGGCGCTCAGTGTGCCAGGTTGCTTGGTTATTGCCCCGACCCCGGCGAACAGGGCGGCACACAAGGTGTAATGGTCGACCGGACCTTCCTGCTCGTCGCTGCAGATCGCTAGGTACAGTGCCACACCTGCAATCAAGGTCAGCATCATTACAATCGGGTCGGTGAGACCGACCAAAAGCAACGGGTTAGCGAGGAAGATCTCCCATAACGACAGGAACACCAACAGCGCTGCCAGTGGGCGCCGTGCAATCGCGAGCGAGCCGATCTGTATCATCAGGATCAGTGGAAATGCACACAGCATAAGGCGTGTCATTACCCATACCATCGGGTTGGCCTGCGCCTTGTAGATTAGGGACCACAAGCCCGGGAGGAAAAGCGGATACGCTGCTATATAAGGCGAATAGGTATTCTCGAAGAGCTGCATCGCCCAATTGTTCCAGGATGCATTCACATCCCAGCCCGATAGCACGATCTGTCCATCCAAAATCGGCTTGATCGCGTCCAATGGGCTTAGCGCATAGCCAATTACCATTAGTGCAATCGCAAGTAATAGCCCATAGCCGCTGAACCAGACGTCTGCAGCGCCCCCTTGGCGCAAACGCCAGAGCGTGAGCAAAGTGACTGCTAGCAGGACCATCGCCGACACATCACCCAGATTCAGCCAGTATGAAGAAAAAACTACCATCCAGCTCAGCCACATCGATTTAGCGACGGTCAGTGTGGTCAGAGACAGCACGTCAATTCTGCCTTTGATCGGCCATGTGAAGCCAATCAACAACAGAAATACGGCAACCGCCAGAAAACCATGAAACAGCGTCATTTGTTCTCTCCTGGCGCAACAGATGGAAGCGGCACAAAAGTGATATTTGAAAGGATGGCCGCCGCGCGAGGATCAGCATAATTAAGATCGATGGCGATCTTAATGTAGCGGGCATTCGCCGGGATCCGGTTGAGGGCCAGCCCCGTCGGCGAGAAGACTCCGCGTAAGGTAAGCCTGCCCGTGGCACGAAGAACACGGTCCTTCCAGGCAACGCCATACATGTGCGACTCCGGTTGAACGATGATGTTCTGACCCTCGTCGTAGAACACTACGCCAGCGTAGGTTTCTGAGCCCTGATCATTTGTGCCGTCGGTGACGGTCATCAGGTCGAAACTCATCTGGTAGCTCATCTGGCTGTCAATCGGCAGCAGTTGACGGCTATAAATGGTGATAGGGCCGACGAACAGCGCACCGGAGCGATACCCTTGCCGGACTAGCAGTAGTTGGTCCTGGAAGACTGGTTCGGAATCGCGAGCGTCACTGAATCTTGAGTAGTTCACTGCGTTGATCGCGAAGGCATCCCATAACCCGAGTTTCATCGCGAGTTCCTGCCGGTACAGATAGCACGCGCCAACGGCGAGCCATAACCCGAGTAGCGCGGCGATCCAGCGGAATGCACGCTGCGGTAATAGCGCCTCGGCGGATGAAGGGGGGGCAGGAGGAAACGATTGGGTTGTATAGGGCATTCTAGCTCGCCAAGACGCAGTACCAATTGGCACTCCGATTACTGTTTATTTCACGTGTATGTATCGAGAAGGCCTAGAGAAAGGCCCTATTCGCTATTGCTCGGTGGCAGGTGACTTGAAAATGAAGGCTTTCTGAACGAAGAAATTGA
The Pseudomonas hygromyciniae genome window above contains:
- a CDS encoding DUF6429 family protein, with the protein product MEYDDKLIEEAMLALLATFSFDDGNAWKGFDFETMNRLHEQGLISNPVNKNKSIWLTAEGLERGRQIADRLFGVRTQAEHASDSDT
- the tnpB gene encoding IS66 family insertion sequence element accessory protein TnpB (TnpB, as the term is used for proteins encoded by IS66 family insertion elements, is considered an accessory protein, since TnpC, encoded by a neighboring gene, is a DDE family transposase.) is translated as MMRPDAKVEKVCLYPKPVDFRKSIDGLAALVELDIKVAVFDPVLFVFLNKPRNRVKILYWERNGFCLWLKRLESERFKTSPDANDEAIILTVQELNWLLDGFDLWRNRPHQVLTPRYVA
- a CDS encoding IS30-like element ISShes10 family transposase encodes the protein MSYHELSIPERATLQLGLAQGFSQRRIARMLGRSPSTISRELRRNRAPGTRYQACAAQQQMQVRRQVCRPQCKLLPGSERFELVVHMLREGLSPEQIAGKLRSMNIPSLREAYVCRETIYNAIYALPVGGLRKELIICLRQGKTSRRPRSGGVDRRGQIPEMLSIHVRPPEVEDRLMPGHWEGDLIKGKANASAVGTLVERTSGYLMLIKMADATATSALEGFSAALNGMPLAVRKSMTYDQGREMARHAEITQRTGVAIYFCDPHSPWQRGSNENINGLIRQYLPKGTDLSVHSQEALDAIALQLNMRPRKRFDFKCPIEVMGEVMQEAVVMRHDAPASIQ
- a CDS encoding acyltransferase family protein, encoding MSPLSPRCITYFDCLRFLLAQTVVVGHGFGFFFGYWGGFFPSKAPYIQSIAVVGFFFVSGFLICRSAVANIKYKGGDYVRYYVDRLSRVYTTLAPCLIFVFLVDLFFSYQVSDFELGDNLTISTFFKNLLLLPSMPFGTMRPIWSLMFEWWIYILFGGVVFFRKNWIFSAICIGVGGYYTWRLQDLSATRLLN